A region from the Medicago truncatula cultivar Jemalong A17 chromosome 6, MtrunA17r5.0-ANR, whole genome shotgun sequence genome encodes:
- the LOC25496682 gene encoding uncharacterized protein, which translates to MAETNSVDVILDFLRRNRFTRAEAALRSELNNCSDVNGILQKLTLDEKNLCDLSQNDKGKLVVENRGLDSRDSVEVSKELIVKEIECGTARNNTESKWKNATPAEERNKSNEVVGTSGTNFTFLKSSEDSVFDLHSWKINGPAEPCQNDGASKASNTSKASISQQSKTQMSEASISQQLKTSMSEAAISQQSKAQTSEAFDAANSNVKTAEENNVPDEKKPLWLGSSGKASTEPKINLVQNKESREIDRQQLKFSSSSLKENLADNVLSRADENANSSSDVWKDCSIKTVFPFSKGDVSMSYSSSTYSEKVDEKRKPEIGDARAYIKEQVDEVGRAFYLGKLQGSSEQNNIGGLSFPLALEKQKEEYPRLPPVKIKSEDKPLTINWSEKFESDGLAAKLASADSSLLIGSYLDVPIGQEIKNAGMRKATGGSWLSVSQGISEDTSDLVSGFATVGDGLSESVDYPNEYWDSDEYDDDDDVGYMRQPIEDEAWFLAHEIDYPSDNEKGTGHGSVPDPQERGPAKEEDDDQSFAEEDSYFSGEQYLQAKNVEPVIGSDDPIGITVTNMYGRANGNDLMAQYDGELMDVEELNLMHAEPVWQGFVPQTNDLIMLGDGKVLNHSGRSRLEEMEDDQHGSVRSIGVGFNSDAADIGSEVHGSFIGGSSEGDLEYFRDRDSGLGGSKHTHHDFGKNSMDKSFKNKKKNDEIESNKYVIGGHKDAHSQIKTHTEGNFSFPQSLKDSQMIQGGGSSKSPWLNNCNADETDDCMNAFEGSDEMLSSWRQKSSDSSPEKSSRDENNAHAVRSSNSSPTTVDNYGYADKEHVKLEKDDEEVDITREDDLGVSQEDEEIAAVQEQVRQIKAQEEEFETFNLKIVHRKNRTGFEEDKNFHVVLNSVIAGRYHVTEYLGSAAFSKAIQAHDLHTGVDVCIKIIKNNKDFFDQSLDEIKLLKYVNKHDPGDKYHILRLYDYFYYREHLLIVCELLKANLYEFHKFNRESGGEVYFTMPRLQSITIQCLEALQYLHNLGLIHCDLKPENILVKSYSRCEVKVIDLGSSCFETDHLCSYVQSRSYRAPEVILGLSYDKKIDIWSLGCILAELCTGNVLFQNDSPATLLARVIGIIGPIGQSMLAKGRDTYKYFTKNHMLYERNQESNRLEYLIPKKTSLRHRLPMGDQGFIDFVDHLLEVNPKKRPSASEALKHPWLSYPYEPISS; encoded by the exons ATGGCAGAAACAAATTCAGTTGACGTGATTTTGGACTTTTTGAGGAGAAACCGGTTCACACGAGCTGAGGCAGCTTTGCGAAGTGAGCTCAACAACTGTTCTGATGTAAATGGGATCCTTCAAAAGCTTACCTTGGATGAAAAGAACTTGTGTGATTTGTCGCAGAATGATAAGGGGAAGCTAGTGGTAGAAAATCGAGGGTTGGACTCTCGTGATAGTGTTGAAGTTTCTAAAGAACTGATTGTGAAGGAAATCGAGTGTGGAACTGCTAGAAATAATACCGAGAGCAAATGGAAAAATGCCACTCCGGCTGAGGAAAGGAATAAATCTAATGAAGTGGTTGGAACGAGTGGCACGAATTTCACTTTCTTGAAGAGTTCAGAGGACAGTGTGTTCGATTTGCACTCATGGAAGATTAATGGTCCTGCAGAGCCTTGCCAAAATGACGGTGCAAGCAAGGCTAGTAATACTTCGAAGGCCTCAATATCCCAGCAATCGAAAACTCAAATGAGTGAAGCCTCAATATCTCAGCAATTGAAAACTTCAATGAGTGAAGCCGCAATATCACAGCAATCGAAAGCTCAAACTAGTGAAGCCTTTGACGCAGCCAACAGTAATGTAAAAACTGCGGAGGAAAATAATGTTCCCGATGAGAAAAAACCCTTGTGGCTTGGAAGTAGTGGTAAAGCCTCTACAGAACCAAAGATTAACCTTGTGCAAAACAAAGAATCTAGGGAAATTGATCGGCAGCAGCTTAAATTTAGTAGTTCGTCACTTAAAGAGAACTTGGCTGATAACGTCTTGTCAAGAGCTGATGAGAATGCAAATTCATCTTCTGATGTTTGGAAAGATTGTTCCATCAAGACTGTTTTCCCTTTTTCAAAGGGGGATGTGTCTATGAGCTATAGTAGCTCAACTTATTCAGAAAAAGTAGACGAAAAGAGAAAGCCAGAAATTGGTGATGCAAGGGCTTATATAAAAGAGCAGGTGGATGAAGTGGGGAGAGCTTTTTACTTGGGGAAGTTGCAAGGAAGTTCTGAACAGAATAACATTGGGGGATTAAGTTTTCCTCTTGCATTGGAGAAGCAGAAGGAAGAGTATCCAAGGCTTCCTCCTGTGAAAATTAAGTCAGAAGATAAGCCGTTGACTATTAATTGGAGCGAGAAGTTTGAATCTGATGGATTGGCTGCTAAGCTGGCAAGTGCCGACAGCTCTTTACTTATTGGATCATATCTGGATGTACCTATTggacaagaaattaaaaatgcag gTATGAGGAAGGCTACAGGGGGCAGTTGGCTGTCCGTTAGTCAAGGAATATCAGAGGATACCTCTGATCTTGTATCAGGTTTTGCTACAGTTGGTGATGGATTGAGTGAATCTGTTGATTATCCAAATGAATATTGGGACTCTGATGAATATGATGACGACGACGATGTTGGGTACATGAGACAACCTATTGAGGATGAGGCCTGGTTTTTGGCGCACGAAATCGATTACCCTAGTGACAATGAAAAGGGGACTGGGCATGGAAGCGTTCCAGATCCACAGGAAAGAGGTCCTGCCAAAGAGGAGGATGACGATCAATCTTTCGCGGAAGAGGATTCTTATTTCTCTGGAGAGCAATATCTTCAAGCAAAGAATGTTGAGCCAGTCATAGGGTCAGATGATCCTATCGGTATAACGGTTACTAATATGTATGGAAGGGCTAATGGTAATGATTTAATGGCTCAATACGATGGAGAATTGATGGATGTAGAGGAACTGAATCTGATGCACGCGGAGCCTGTCTGGCAGGGCTTTGTCCCTCAGACAAACGACCTGATCATGTTGGGAGATGGAAAAGTTCTGAATCATAGTGGAAGATCACGACTCGAGGAAATGGAAGATGATCAACACGGTTCAGTTAGGTCAATTGGGGTGGGTTTCAACAGTGATGCTGCCGATATCGGCAGTGAAGTGCATGGAAGTTTTATTGGTGGTAGCAGTGAAGGGGATTTAGAATATTTCCGTGATCGTGATAGTGGACTTGGGGGATCTAAACACACTCATCATGATTTCGGAAAGAATTCTATGgacaaatcatttaaaaataagaagaaaaatgacGAGATTGAGTCGAATAAATATGTCATTGGAGGTCATAAAGATGCACACTCACAAATAAAAACACATACTGAAGGCAACTTTTCATTTCCTCAATCTCTTAAAGATAGCCAGATGATTCAGGGTGGTGGTTCCAGTAAGTCGCCATGGTTAAATAATTGTAATGCGGATGAAACCGATGACTGTATGAATGCTTTTGAGGGATCGGATGAAATGCTTTCTTCGTGGAGGCAGAAGAGTAGTGATTCTTCACCCGAGAAAAGTTCTAGGGATGAGAATAATGCTCATGCGGTCAGATCTTCGAACTCTTCTCCAACTACTGTCGATAATTACGGGTACGCTGATAAAGAGCATGTCAAGCTAGAaaaggatgatgaagaagttgacATTACAAGGGAAGATGATTTAGGTGTTTCACAAGAGGATGAAGAGATTGCTGCTGTGCAAGAGCAGGTAAGGCAAATAAAGGCTCAGGAGGAGGAATTTGAAACCTTCAATCTAAAGATTGTGCACAGGAAAAACAG AACTGGCTTTGAAGAGGACAAGAATTTCCATGTTGTTTTAAATTCTGTAATAGCTGGTCGCTATCATGTCACCGAGTATCTGGGATCTGCTGCATTTAGTAAAGCTATACAGGCTCATGACCTGCACACAGGCGTGGATGtttgtattaaaattataaagaacAACAAGGATTTCTTTGATCAAAGCCTTGATGAGATCAAACTCCTCAAGTATGTCAATAAGCATGATCCTGGAGACAAGTATCACATTTTGCGGTTATATGATTATTTCTATTATAGA GAACATTTGTTAATAGTATGTGAGCTACTCAAAGCCAACTTATACGAGTTTCATAAATTCAACAGAGAATCAGGAGGGGAAGTGTACTTCACAATGCCAAGGTTGCAG TCAATTACCATTCAATGTTTGGAAGCACTTCAGTATTTACATAACCTTGGACTAATACATTGTGACTTGAAGCCGGAGAATATTTTGGTTAAAAGCTACAGCCGATGTGAGGTGAAGGTCATTGATCTTGGAAGTAGTTGTTTTGAGACAGATCACCTTTGCTCATATGTTCAGTCTAGGTCCTATCGTGCTCCCGAGGTTATTCTCGGGCTTTCATACGACAAGAAGATTGATATCTGGTCCCTTGGATGCATCTTGGCAGAACTTTGTACTGGCAAT GTCTTATTTCAAAATGATTCCCCGGCAACATTACTTGCTAGGGTAATCGGGATCATCGGTCCAATTGGTCAAAGTATGCTAGCAAAAGGACGGGATACCTATAAGTACTTCACAAAAAATCATATGCTTTATGAGAGGAATCAG GAAAGCAACAGGTTAGAATACCTGATTCCAAAGAAGACATCTTTGAGGCATAGATTACCGATGGGGGACCAAGGCTTCATTGACTTTGTTGATCATTTGCTCGAGGTTAACCCGAAGAAGCGACCTTCTGCATCTGAAGCTCTAAAGCACCCCTGGTTATCATACCCTTACGAACCGATATCATCTTGA
- the LOC25480930 gene encoding disease resistance protein RPV1, with amino-acid sequence MAIQSPSSSSSFSYGFTYQVFLSFRGTDTRHGFTGNLYKALTDKGIHTFIDDNDLQRGDEITPSLLKAIDESRIFIPVFSINYACSSFCLDELVHIIHCYKTKGRLVLPVFFGVEPTNVRHQKGSYGEALAEHEKRFQNDPKNMERLQGWKEALSQAANLSGYHDSPPGY; translated from the exons ATGGCTATACAATCACCTTCCTCATCCTCTTCATTTTCCTATGGATTCACTTACCAAGTGTTCCTTAGTTTTAGGGGCACTGACACTCGGCACGGTTTTACCGGAAATCTCTACAAGGCTCTTACTGACAAGGGAATCCATACCTTCATTGATGACAATGATCTTCAAAGAGGAGATGAAATCACACCATCACTCCTCAAGGCCATTGATGAATCTAGGATTTTTATTCCTGTGTTTTCTATCAACTATGCCTGTTCTTCGTTTTGTTTGGACGAACTTGTCCACATAATTCACTGCTACAAGACAAAGGGTCGCCTCGTTTTGCCTGTTTTCTTCGGCGTGGAACCTACTAACGTGCGACATCAGAAAGGTAGTTATGGTGAAGCATTGGCTGAGCATGAAAAGAGGTTTCAAAATGATCCGAAAAACATGGAGAGGTTGCAGGGATGGAAAGAGGCTCTGAGCCAGGCTGCTAACTTGTCCGGCTACCATGATAGTCCTCCTGG gtattaa